From Rhinoraja longicauda isolate Sanriku21f chromosome 24, sRhiLon1.1, whole genome shotgun sequence, one genomic window encodes:
- the LOC144605363 gene encoding protein FAM187B-like has translation MMCGHTILVLSLGMLALLGGLPRFMKQESSMADCSGSAPCSLAFLSNNPLSLKCPAASEAAEGTVYWQYQDLSQPQAEPRTFAGPRGLRVYRGPLGKLGSRAILRGGSFILSRARTSDTGLYLCKSGCTTLAAYQVDVQDSSLLHVSHRGLGQSTLSNQTLKLSLGSGPGTRRMVRLYTRWGPWQDCDRCGAMGEQKRLGFCFATLSGEMDEDGDEDAELLDEGGDTLPCGLMERHLDQSLPRRGAELRYQMCRRGCGGEEGRARKTIAMEIPGIGDWWWWGRETALDWLEPRSLLLETVLLDIHDNARLLCPGASVYTPVSWQRDNTLLTRLELQRGGGCNGTHRMDDSTGGGVYHIDGVQPSDRGIYRCWVRGRRVASFHLELPDPPPVHHHLTRQLLDGLRVLVGTFALVFVVSALAEILFACWFDIF, from the coding sequence ATGATGTGCGGACACACGATACTGGTTTTATCTCTGGGCATGCTGGCTCTACTGGGCGGCCTGCCTCGCTTCATGAAACAGGAGAGCAGTATGGCTGACTGCTCgggctcagccccctgctccctGGCCTTCCTGTCAAACAACCCGCTCAGCCTGAAATGCCCAGCCGCCTCAGAAGCAGCGGAAGGCACCGTCTACTGGCAGTACCAAGACCTCAGTCAGCCCCAAGCCGAACCCCGCACCTTCGCCGGACCCCGGGGCTTGAGGGTGTACCGCGGACCGCTGGGCAAACTGGGCAGCCGAGCCATCCTAAGGGGCGGCTCCTTCATCCTCTCCCGGGCGCGGACCTCAGACACGGGCCTGTACCTGTGCAAGTCAGGTTGCACCACCCTGGCCGCCTACCAGGTGGACGTGCAGGACTCGTCTCTGCTTCACGTGTCCCACCGAGGGCTGGGGCAGAGCACTTTGTCAAACCAGACCCTGAAGTTGTCCCTGGGCTCTGGGCCGGGGACCCGGCGCATGGTCCGGCTTTACACTCGCTGGGGACCGTGGCAGGACTGCGACCGGTGCGGGGCGATGGGCGAGCAGAAGAGGTTGGGCTTCTGCTTCGCCACGCTGAGCGGTGAGATGGACGAGGACGGGGACGAGGACGCCGAGCTGCTGGATGAGGGTGGCGACACCTTGCCCTGCGGCCTGATGGAGCGGCACCTCGATCAGTCCTTGCCCCGGCGTGGCGCCGAGCTCCGCTACCAGATGTGCCGCCGGGGCtgcggaggggaggaagggagggcgaGGAAGACGATCGCCATGGAGATACCGGGGATTGGCgattggtggtggtggggtcggGAGACCGCGTTGGACTGGCTGGAGCCTCGCTCGTTGCTGCTGGAGACGGTCCTCCTCGACATCCACGACAACGCCCGGCTGCTGTGCCCTGGGGCGTCGGTGTACACGCCCGTGTCCTGGCAGCGCGACAACACCCTCCTCACCCGCCTGGAGCTGCAGCGGGGCGGAGGCTGCAACGGGACCCACCGGATGGACGACTCCACGGGCGGCGGCGTCTACCACATCGACGGCGTGCAGCCCTCCGACCGCGGCATCTACCGCTGCTGGGTGCGGGGTCGCAGGGTCGCCTCATTCCACCTCGAGCTGCCCGACCCTCCACCCGTACACCACCACCTCACCCGCCAACTGCTCGACGGCCTGCGTGTCCTGGTCGGCACCTTCGCCCTGGTCTTCGTGGTcagcgccctggctgagataCTGTTCGCCTGCTGGTTCGACATCTTCTAG